A single region of the Hyphomonas adhaerens MHS-3 genome encodes:
- a CDS encoding MATE family efflux transporter, with translation MLTRRKTLELALPIIAAQAATATTGIVDTAVMGRFGDKADLAAVAIAAVAYSFIYWGFGFLRMSTTGLSAQAAGREDEAEKRAVLLRALSLGGAIGLTLLILSPILKPLAFAAFGSTEHVETLAGAYFTARIWGAPAYLMGLAVTGWMLGTGRTGQMLAFQIVMNGVNAGLDTWFVARLGLGPAGIGAGTAIAEWTALLFGLALVFPAFRGAAPLFDRARLTALFSANRDIMIRTLALVLCFGWFVRSGTLISTAVTAGNEVLLQFITVAAFVLDGFAFVAEKEAGEAYGANSAPRLARAMRLTSEFALIAGLAFALLYFLGGGWVITTFVRDVEARDAALAYLPYCALVPLIGIVPWQLDGLFLGTTQGRALRNAGVAVAVLYIGTDLILRPAFGNTGVWVAFLLMYLYRGAALGLYVPGLFRRLQPAAKSA, from the coding sequence ATGCTGACCCGCCGGAAAACCCTCGAACTTGCCCTGCCGATCATCGCGGCGCAGGCGGCCACGGCCACGACCGGTATCGTCGACACCGCCGTCATGGGCCGGTTCGGTGACAAGGCAGATCTTGCCGCTGTCGCCATCGCGGCGGTCGCCTACAGCTTCATCTACTGGGGCTTCGGCTTCCTGCGCATGTCCACCACGGGCCTTTCCGCGCAGGCGGCAGGCCGGGAGGATGAAGCGGAGAAACGCGCCGTCCTGCTGCGGGCCCTGTCGCTGGGCGGCGCCATCGGCCTCACCCTTCTCATCCTTTCCCCGATCCTGAAGCCGCTCGCCTTTGCAGCCTTTGGCAGCACCGAACACGTCGAGACCCTGGCCGGGGCCTATTTCACTGCCCGCATCTGGGGCGCCCCGGCCTACCTGATGGGTCTGGCGGTCACGGGCTGGATGCTCGGCACCGGACGGACAGGCCAGATGCTGGCCTTCCAGATCGTGATGAACGGGGTGAATGCCGGGCTGGACACCTGGTTCGTCGCGCGGCTCGGCCTCGGCCCGGCCGGGATCGGCGCGGGTACCGCGATTGCGGAATGGACCGCCCTCCTCTTCGGCCTCGCGCTGGTCTTCCCGGCATTCCGGGGCGCCGCGCCGCTGTTCGACCGCGCGCGCCTGACCGCCCTGTTCAGCGCCAACCGGGACATCATGATCCGCACGCTGGCACTGGTGCTCTGTTTCGGCTGGTTCGTCCGCTCCGGCACGCTGATCTCCACTGCTGTCACGGCGGGCAATGAAGTCCTGCTGCAGTTCATCACGGTGGCGGCCTTCGTGCTGGATGGCTTTGCCTTCGTCGCGGAGAAGGAAGCCGGTGAGGCCTATGGCGCAAATAGCGCCCCGCGCCTCGCCCGCGCGATGCGGCTGACCAGCGAGTTTGCCTTGATCGCGGGGCTCGCCTTTGCGCTGCTCTATTTCCTCGGGGGCGGCTGGGTCATCACGACCTTTGTGCGCGATGTCGAGGCGCGAGACGCGGCGCTTGCCTACCTGCCCTATTGCGCCCTGGTGCCGCTGATCGGCATCGTCCCCTGGCAGCTCGACGGTCTGTTCCTGGGGACCACGCAAGGCCGCGCCCTGCGCAATGCCGGCGTCGCCGTTGCCGTGCTCTATATCGGCACGGACCTGATCCTCCGCCCGGCTTTCGGCAATACGGGCGTGTGGGTCGCATTCCTGCTGATGTATCTCTATCGCGGGGCGGCGCTGGGTCTCTATGTGCCCGGCCTCTTCAGGCGGCTGCAGCCCGCCGCCAAGTCCGCCTAG
- a CDS encoding phosphatase PAP2 family protein: MRRRARTVATFGGRQLGWVAGVAAIVLALLALGVAGFWPLTPIDRLVDRLVGSLRGGSLYDLMLVVTALGDGLFLTLVAVVTIASFLFTGARWRAMCYTLCFGSMPVVVHTIKLWIARPRPSDIPYTGVDQFSFPSSHVAHSALIYGAVAGLTFVTFRGWMRWSLTGSFLLLVAMIGVSRIYLGAHWFSDVLAGYALAGLFLVMLAIAVAKHPEPPRFSRAIPITLFVIAAAFPIYLMISLPDSDALYRAIELHQRPGTPAGSMPSP, encoded by the coding sequence GTGAGACGCAGGGCGCGAACCGTTGCCACGTTCGGCGGACGCCAGCTTGGCTGGGTCGCGGGCGTGGCTGCAATCGTGCTCGCCCTCCTCGCCCTGGGCGTTGCCGGTTTCTGGCCCCTCACCCCGATTGACCGTCTGGTAGACAGGCTGGTGGGCAGCCTGCGCGGGGGATCGCTCTACGACCTGATGCTTGTTGTCACGGCGCTGGGCGATGGCCTGTTCCTGACGCTGGTCGCCGTGGTGACAATTGCCTCCTTCCTGTTCACCGGCGCGCGCTGGCGGGCCATGTGCTACACGCTCTGCTTCGGATCCATGCCGGTCGTGGTCCACACGATAAAACTCTGGATCGCCCGCCCCCGCCCCTCGGACATTCCGTATACCGGCGTTGACCAGTTCAGCTTCCCGTCAAGCCATGTCGCCCATTCGGCGCTGATCTATGGCGCCGTTGCAGGGCTGACCTTCGTCACCTTCCGCGGCTGGATGCGCTGGAGCCTGACCGGCTCTTTCCTGCTGCTGGTCGCGATGATCGGCGTGTCGCGCATCTATCTAGGGGCGCACTGGTTCAGTGATGTGCTGGCAGGATATGCGCTGGCGGGCCTGTTCCTCGTCATGCTGGCCATCGCCGTGGCGAAACACCCCGAGCCGCCGAGATTTTCGCGCGCCATTCCGATCACCCTGTTCGTGATCGCCGCCGCCTTCCCCATCTATCTGATGATCTCGCTGCCGGATTCCGATGCGCTCTACCGGGCGATCGAACTGCATCAGCGCCCCGGCACACCGGCCGGGTCCATGCCCTCGCCCTGA
- a CDS encoding dicarboxylate/amino acid:cation symporter: MKWWFGIDLWKRVIVALVLGTIAGIALRSGMGPDAAAVFATDWVKWIGDLFLRLIRMLVVPLVFFTLVSGMIAMGDPKRLGSLGLRTIGLYFGTTAVAVTLGLIMATVFQPGASLSPEMFEGVDGSAMASIAEKADQAGGFVDRFLSIVPTNPFEALANGDILQVIFFAILFGVGIMLAGDLGKPVAAFFDGAAEVMMKVTEFVMETAPFGVFALMTWVLATQGLGILQSLGMLAIALYLACILHIIITYGGILKFVLRLPLMPFFRGVTDAQAVAYSTSSSSATLPVTIACAEENLGVDKSIAGSVLPLGATINMDGTAIYIGMVALFGAQALGVDVSLGQYVLVAVMATLVSIGAAGIPSAGLLLSGMALQQVGIPQETAYLVIGFILPFDRLLDMMRTLTNVTGDATVATAVAKWENEFDYDIYIARDPV, from the coding sequence ATGAAGTGGTGGTTTGGAATCGATCTGTGGAAACGTGTGATTGTCGCACTGGTCCTCGGCACGATCGCGGGCATTGCCCTACGCTCCGGAATGGGCCCTGACGCGGCGGCGGTATTCGCCACCGACTGGGTCAAATGGATCGGCGACCTTTTCCTGCGCCTGATCCGGATGCTGGTCGTCCCGCTCGTCTTCTTTACCCTCGTGTCCGGCATGATCGCCATGGGCGACCCGAAACGCCTCGGCAGTCTCGGCCTGCGCACGATCGGCCTCTATTTCGGGACCACCGCCGTCGCCGTCACGCTGGGCCTGATCATGGCCACCGTCTTCCAGCCGGGCGCCAGCCTGTCCCCGGAAATGTTTGAAGGCGTCGACGGAAGCGCCATGGCCAGCATCGCCGAGAAGGCAGACCAGGCAGGCGGGTTCGTCGATCGCTTCCTGTCTATCGTCCCGACCAATCCATTCGAAGCCCTCGCCAATGGGGACATCCTGCAGGTGATCTTCTTCGCGATCCTGTTCGGCGTCGGCATCATGCTCGCAGGCGATCTCGGCAAGCCGGTCGCCGCCTTCTTCGACGGCGCCGCCGAAGTGATGATGAAGGTCACCGAGTTCGTGATGGAAACCGCGCCGTTCGGCGTGTTCGCGCTGATGACATGGGTGCTGGCAACCCAGGGCCTTGGTATTCTGCAAAGCCTCGGCATGCTGGCCATCGCACTTTACCTTGCCTGCATCCTGCACATCATCATCACCTATGGCGGGATCCTCAAATTCGTGCTGCGCCTGCCGCTGATGCCCTTCTTCCGCGGTGTCACCGACGCGCAGGCCGTCGCCTATTCGACCTCTTCGTCCAGCGCGACGCTGCCGGTCACCATTGCCTGTGCCGAGGAAAACCTTGGCGTCGACAAATCCATTGCGGGCTCGGTCCTGCCGCTGGGGGCCACGATCAATATGGACGGCACGGCCATCTATATCGGCATGGTTGCCCTGTTCGGTGCCCAGGCCCTCGGGGTGGATGTCAGCCTCGGCCAGTATGTCCTGGTGGCGGTGATGGCAACGCTGGTGTCGATCGGCGCAGCCGGTATTCCGAGTGCAGGCCTGCTCCTGTCCGGCATGGCCCTGCAACAGGTCGGCATTCCGCAGGAAACCGCCTATCTCGTGATCGGCTTCATCCTGCCCTTCGACCGGCTGCTCGACATGATGCGGACACTCACCAATGTGACAGGCGACGCCACCGTGGCGACCGCCGTTGCCAAATGGGAAAACGAGTTCGACTACGACATCTACATCGCCCGCGATCCGGTTTGA
- the hrpB gene encoding ATP-dependent helicase HrpB has protein sequence MANIRASLPIDEVLGDISARLSEAPRLVLAAPPGAGKTTRVPLLLAGFLDLPAVVTGRILMLEPRRIAARMAAQQMAKSLGEPLGKRVGLTTRVDRKVSADTVVEVITDGLFTRRILNDPELAGVGAILFDEFHERRLNSDLGLALALESQSAFREDLKLLIMSATLDTARVSAVFDAPVVESQGRMFPVETRYLGRSEDRIEDRMAAAIRRALREEGGSVLVFLPGAGEIRRTAERLEGLGPDVIVAPLFGALSPAEQDAAVQPAPDGKRKIVLATDIAESALTIEGVRIVIDSGLSRVAEDNIGGLGSRLSTVRASRASVDQRRGRAGRLEPGVCYRLWDEEATRGLMPAPVPEILSSDLSGLVLTLAEWGEREAGNLTWMDAPPAGRLKAAADLLQTLKAVDEDGRLMPLGSEMSRLPLPPRLAALVAGANGGERALAAEVAALAGERGVGGTSVDLRERLARFRQERTPRARVLQQQAKNWGKGAAPSGDLAKLLAGAWPDEVARKRPGTAGTYLLASGRAATLPDSDPLAKSDWLVVADLGGASKEARISLAMPVSEADALASGDVVSEDRAEFDSKTGRFTARRVKALGAIVLSASPLPKPSAAVAARAMLAAIAEEGFAAIGAGEVVEETLSRIALLERAGLVEAQDLSADGLQASAPDWLLPCLKKAGAQVPADHKVREALIASLDWPVQEALRTGAPLSLELPSGQTARVDYLDPRAPLVSARAQAFWGCAEHLRIADGRVPVTVEMLSPGMKPVATTQDLPAFWQGGYKDMAKDMRGRYPKHDWPEDPAAARAHEGRTKKRLR, from the coding sequence ATGGCAAATATTCGCGCTTCCCTGCCAATTGACGAGGTGCTGGGGGACATTTCTGCCCGCCTCAGCGAGGCGCCACGGCTAGTCCTGGCTGCGCCGCCCGGCGCAGGCAAGACGACCCGTGTGCCACTGTTGCTGGCCGGTTTCCTCGATCTGCCAGCCGTCGTGACCGGGCGAATCCTGATGCTGGAGCCCCGCCGCATCGCCGCGCGCATGGCGGCGCAGCAGATGGCGAAGAGCCTGGGCGAGCCGCTTGGCAAGCGCGTCGGCCTGACCACGCGGGTGGACCGGAAAGTCTCCGCCGACACGGTGGTGGAAGTGATTACGGATGGCCTGTTCACCCGGCGCATCCTGAATGATCCTGAACTGGCGGGCGTAGGCGCAATCCTGTTCGACGAATTTCACGAGCGCCGGTTGAATTCCGACCTCGGCCTCGCCCTCGCACTGGAGAGCCAGTCGGCGTTCCGGGAAGACCTGAAACTTCTGATCATGTCGGCAACGCTGGATACGGCGCGTGTCTCGGCCGTGTTCGATGCGCCGGTTGTGGAAAGCCAGGGCCGGATGTTCCCGGTGGAGACCCGGTATCTCGGCCGCTCCGAAGACCGGATTGAAGACCGGATGGCCGCCGCTATTCGCCGGGCCTTGAGAGAAGAAGGCGGGTCGGTCCTCGTTTTCCTGCCAGGGGCGGGAGAGATCCGGCGCACGGCCGAACGCCTGGAAGGACTGGGCCCGGATGTGATCGTCGCGCCGCTGTTCGGGGCGCTCAGCCCGGCGGAACAGGACGCCGCCGTGCAGCCTGCACCGGATGGAAAACGGAAAATTGTTCTGGCGACGGACATAGCCGAAAGCGCCCTGACCATTGAAGGCGTACGGATCGTGATCGATTCCGGTCTGTCGCGGGTGGCGGAAGACAATATCGGCGGGCTTGGGTCCCGGCTCAGCACGGTGCGGGCCTCCCGCGCGTCGGTGGACCAGCGCCGCGGCCGGGCCGGGCGGCTTGAGCCGGGGGTCTGCTATCGCTTGTGGGATGAGGAAGCGACACGGGGCCTGATGCCTGCGCCGGTGCCGGAGATCCTGTCGAGTGATCTGTCCGGCCTCGTCCTGACCCTCGCCGAATGGGGCGAACGGGAGGCCGGAAATCTGACCTGGATGGATGCCCCGCCGGCCGGGCGGCTGAAGGCTGCAGCAGACTTGCTGCAGACATTGAAGGCCGTTGATGAAGACGGACGGCTCATGCCGCTCGGGTCCGAGATGTCGCGCTTGCCGCTGCCGCCGCGCCTTGCCGCGCTGGTTGCCGGAGCGAACGGTGGAGAACGGGCGCTTGCGGCGGAGGTGGCCGCGCTGGCCGGGGAACGCGGCGTCGGCGGAACATCGGTGGACCTGCGCGAGCGGCTGGCCCGTTTCCGGCAGGAGCGCACGCCCCGTGCGCGCGTGTTGCAGCAACAGGCAAAAAACTGGGGCAAGGGCGCGGCGCCGTCCGGCGATCTCGCAAAACTCCTGGCTGGCGCCTGGCCGGATGAGGTGGCCCGGAAACGGCCCGGCACCGCGGGCACTTATTTGCTGGCATCGGGGCGCGCGGCCACCCTCCCGGATAGTGATCCGCTGGCGAAGTCCGACTGGTTGGTGGTTGCCGACCTTGGCGGAGCATCAAAAGAGGCGCGCATCTCGCTGGCCATGCCCGTCAGCGAGGCGGACGCGTTGGCAAGTGGGGACGTGGTCAGCGAGGACCGGGCCGAGTTTGATTCGAAGACCGGCCGGTTCACCGCGCGGCGGGTCAAGGCGCTGGGGGCGATCGTCTTGTCGGCGTCGCCCTTGCCGAAACCGTCTGCGGCCGTGGCGGCCCGGGCGATGCTGGCGGCCATTGCGGAAGAGGGCTTCGCCGCCATCGGAGCGGGCGAGGTGGTTGAGGAAACGCTGTCGCGGATTGCCCTGCTGGAGCGGGCCGGGCTGGTCGAGGCGCAAGACCTCAGCGCAGACGGGTTGCAGGCCTCGGCGCCGGACTGGCTGTTGCCATGCCTGAAAAAGGCCGGGGCGCAGGTGCCGGCAGACCACAAGGTGCGCGAGGCCTTGATCGCCTCACTGGATTGGCCGGTACAGGAAGCCCTGCGCACCGGGGCACCGCTGTCGCTGGAACTGCCGTCCGGGCAGACGGCCCGCGTGGATTATCTGGATCCGCGTGCGCCGCTCGTGTCGGCCAGGGCACAGGCCTTTTGGGGGTGTGCGGAGCACTTGCGCATTGCGGACGGGCGTGTGCCGGTGACGGTGGAGATGTTGTCACCCGGTATGAAGCCGGTTGCGACAACACAGGACCTGCCCGCCTTCTGGCAGGGCGGCTACAAGGATATGGCGAAGGATATGCGCGGGCGCTATCCCAAGCATGACTGGCCGGAAGACCCGGCGGCGGCCCGCGCACATGAAGGCCGGACGAAGAAGCGATTGCGATGA
- a CDS encoding GNAT family N-acetyltransferase, giving the protein MTRNVNIRSDWRDGDVERIVDLHRRGYEQEGAHYGADFLGHVRHTVEEADIPARPGSRVWFAELDGETVGCAAVVDRGDTGQLRWVVLTPETRGLGLGGKLLDAAMMHAKAQDWSSIYLETTDGLEASMALYRKLGFEMEIAEDRPLWHGGGRFLQMRRTL; this is encoded by the coding sequence ATGACCCGAAACGTCAATATCCGCAGTGACTGGCGCGACGGCGATGTTGAACGGATCGTCGATCTGCATCGGCGCGGCTATGAACAGGAGGGCGCACATTATGGCGCCGATTTCCTGGGCCATGTGCGGCACACGGTGGAAGAGGCCGATATTCCCGCGCGGCCCGGTAGCCGCGTCTGGTTCGCGGAACTGGATGGTGAAACAGTCGGCTGTGCCGCCGTGGTGGACCGGGGCGATACCGGCCAGTTGCGCTGGGTCGTGCTGACGCCGGAAACGCGGGGCCTGGGCCTTGGCGGAAAATTGCTGGATGCCGCGATGATGCATGCGAAGGCGCAGGACTGGAGTTCGATCTATCTCGAAACCACGGACGGGCTGGAAGCGTCGATGGCGCTCTACAGAAAGCTCGGTTTCGAAATGGAGATCGCGGAGGATCGCCCGCTCTGGCATGGCGGCGGCCGGTTTCTCCAGATGCGCCGGACCCTCTGA
- a CDS encoding pseudouridine synthase — MTAYTPPQGPPRYVHVDDDLIVIDKPSGLLSVPGRGPEKADCAITRVNAEHPGVLTVHRLDMATSGLLVFARSKAVQSALSRLFERGKVEKEYIADVWGAPDPAAGEIDLPLITDWPNRPRQKVDHEIGKPSQTLYETMETRLGKTRLRLTPLTGRSHQLRVHLADIGHPILGDDLYAHEAALAAEPRLCLHASAIAFDHPGTGDRLALSLPCPF; from the coding sequence GTGACCGCCTACACGCCGCCGCAGGGGCCGCCTCGCTACGTGCACGTCGATGACGATCTGATCGTGATCGACAAACCGTCCGGCCTGCTCTCCGTGCCCGGACGAGGACCGGAAAAGGCGGACTGCGCCATCACCCGCGTCAATGCCGAGCATCCCGGTGTGCTGACCGTTCACCGGCTGGACATGGCCACCAGCGGCCTGCTTGTGTTCGCCCGGTCGAAAGCGGTTCAGTCGGCCCTGTCCCGCCTGTTCGAGCGGGGCAAAGTGGAGAAGGAATACATCGCCGATGTCTGGGGCGCACCAGACCCCGCTGCCGGAGAGATCGACCTGCCGCTGATCACCGACTGGCCGAACCGGCCGCGCCAGAAAGTGGATCACGAGATCGGCAAGCCCAGCCAGACCCTGTACGAAACGATGGAAACGCGCCTTGGCAAAACGCGTCTCCGTCTTACCCCGCTGACCGGGCGATCACACCAGCTGCGCGTCCACCTCGCCGACATCGGCCACCCGATCCTCGGCGACGACCTCTACGCCCATGAGGCCGCATTGGCCGCAGAGCCGCGTCTTTGCCTGCATGCCAGCGCGATCGCTTTCGATCATCCGGGCACGGGAGACCGGCTGGCGCTGTCCCTGCCCTGCCCCTTCTGA
- a CDS encoding sensor histidine kinase: protein MNGNARAPLPAPVRQPAPARWYHGLSFRLFGFTLAAILFVEGLIFVPSASGFRTAWLNERLQAARIAALALDASPSRMVSEELARQLLENAEVLSVAEVEDDMHIQLLDSGMDIEGSFYQLDLRETTPVSRVMRVMGAFAAPKDRILVITAVGSTPSRIIEVVVPQAPLRKDLYAYGQRILGLSFLIALIAATVIYVLLHFLVVRPMARVTASVEQFRMDPGGWSRRLQPTSRQDEIGRAQNALSDMEEAVADAFRQRAHLAELGTAVAKINHDLRNSLASAQLVSDTLARSEDPRVQKAAPRLERALTRAINLASETLDYGKAAPQPADIQPVSLRGCIEEAAAEALAAWPEVEFIDELPSARIINADPEHLHRLAANLIRNAAEAMVAAASLPKRITVTLTRDGVEFADTGPGLPPNAQDNLFKPFAASSRKTGTGLGLVIARELAAGMGGDLMLASTGSEGTVFRLILPDLLV, encoded by the coding sequence GTGAACGGCAACGCACGCGCACCCCTTCCGGCCCCTGTCCGCCAGCCTGCGCCCGCACGCTGGTACCATGGGCTATCGTTCCGCCTTTTCGGCTTCACCCTTGCCGCCATTCTCTTTGTCGAAGGCCTGATCTTCGTTCCCAGCGCGTCAGGGTTCCGTACAGCCTGGCTGAATGAACGGCTGCAGGCCGCGCGGATCGCTGCGCTCGCCCTTGATGCCTCTCCATCCCGCATGGTGTCGGAGGAACTTGCCCGGCAATTGCTGGAGAATGCTGAAGTCCTGTCCGTGGCTGAGGTCGAAGACGACATGCACATCCAGCTTCTCGATTCCGGCATGGACATCGAGGGGAGCTTTTACCAGCTCGACCTGCGGGAAACGACGCCCGTCAGCCGGGTCATGCGGGTCATGGGGGCCTTTGCCGCCCCGAAAGACCGGATCCTCGTCATCACGGCTGTCGGATCGACGCCCAGCCGCATCATCGAAGTGGTCGTCCCCCAGGCCCCGCTCCGGAAAGACCTCTACGCTTATGGCCAGCGTATCCTCGGCCTGTCCTTCCTGATCGCCCTGATTGCGGCGACCGTGATCTACGTGCTGCTGCACTTCCTGGTCGTGCGGCCAATGGCGCGGGTGACCGCCAGTGTGGAACAGTTCCGGATGGACCCCGGTGGCTGGTCCCGGCGCCTGCAGCCAACCTCGCGGCAAGACGAGATCGGCCGTGCCCAGAACGCCCTGTCCGACATGGAGGAAGCCGTGGCTGACGCCTTCCGCCAGCGCGCCCACCTGGCCGAACTCGGCACAGCCGTCGCCAAGATCAATCACGACCTGCGCAATTCGCTCGCCTCGGCGCAGCTCGTTTCCGATACGCTCGCCCGGTCCGAAGACCCGCGCGTGCAGAAGGCCGCGCCGCGCCTCGAACGCGCCCTCACCCGCGCCATCAATCTTGCTTCCGAAACGCTGGACTATGGCAAGGCCGCGCCCCAGCCCGCAGATATCCAGCCCGTGTCCCTGCGCGGCTGCATCGAGGAGGCCGCCGCCGAAGCGCTCGCCGCCTGGCCGGAAGTTGAATTTATCGACGAGCTGCCAAGCGCGCGCATCATCAATGCCGACCCCGAACACCTGCACCGCCTCGCGGCAAATCTCATCCGCAATGCCGCCGAGGCCATGGTCGCCGCTGCCTCCCTGCCCAAACGCATCACCGTGACGCTCACGCGCGACGGGGTTGAGTTCGCCGACACCGGCCCCGGCCTGCCGCCGAATGCGCAGGACAATCTGTTCAAGCCGTTCGCCGCGTCCTCCCGCAAGACCGGCACAGGCCTCGGCCTGGTCATCGCGCGGGAACTTGCGGCCGGCATGGGCGGAGACCTGATGCTCGCCTCTACCGGTAGCGAAGGCACGGTCTTCCGCCTGATCCTGCCGGACCTCCTCGTGTGA
- a CDS encoding dihydrolipoyl dehydrogenase family protein, with amino-acid sequence MTSSVQDLKADLCIIGAGSGGLSAAAGAAQLGLKVVLYEKHEMGGDCLNYGCVPSKALLSAAKAAAGVREAYKYGIRTVDPKTDWEAVKAHVAGAIATIAPVDSQERFEGLGVTVIREAARFSDKKTIVSESSRTQARRIIIATGSRAFIPPIEGLKDAPYLTNETIFTVPNLPRHLVILGGGPIGLEMAQAFVRLGSKVTVIEMGRAMPRADAEHAAIAIKALREEGVTILEQHKAQRVSQENGSIRVHTDNDAAPMIEGSHLLVATGRRAVPDGLDLEKGGVEFNQKGIVVGDKLRSHSNPRVWALGDAAGMEQFTHIAGWHASVFTRRALFKQGTKASSLPVPAVTYTSPEVAQLGLTEAEAIAKHGSKVTTSAFPFHENDRAIAEGKTLGECKLVLYKGKLVGASIVGEGAGDILQLVSVAMSNGLKLTALTNFISPYPTRAEVVKRAASAHFTPVVFSKNAQRLVGLLQRIP; translated from the coding sequence ATGACGTCTTCCGTCCAGGATCTGAAAGCCGACCTGTGTATCATCGGAGCCGGATCCGGTGGCCTGTCCGCCGCGGCCGGCGCCGCCCAGCTCGGACTGAAAGTCGTACTCTATGAAAAGCATGAGATGGGCGGGGACTGCCTGAACTATGGCTGCGTGCCGTCGAAAGCCCTGCTGAGCGCGGCAAAGGCCGCTGCAGGCGTGCGCGAAGCTTATAAGTACGGAATCCGGACTGTGGACCCAAAAACGGATTGGGAAGCCGTCAAGGCTCACGTCGCGGGCGCCATTGCGACCATCGCCCCGGTCGACAGCCAGGAACGGTTTGAAGGCCTCGGCGTGACCGTGATCCGGGAAGCCGCCCGCTTTTCAGACAAGAAGACAATCGTCTCGGAGAGCTCACGTACACAGGCGCGCCGAATCATCATTGCAACAGGCTCACGCGCGTTCATTCCGCCGATCGAAGGACTGAAAGATGCGCCTTACCTCACAAATGAAACGATTTTCACGGTGCCGAACCTGCCCCGCCACCTCGTCATCCTCGGCGGTGGCCCGATCGGTCTGGAAATGGCGCAAGCCTTTGTCCGTCTCGGATCGAAGGTCACCGTGATCGAAATGGGCCGGGCCATGCCGCGCGCCGATGCCGAGCATGCGGCGATCGCGATCAAGGCCTTGCGGGAGGAAGGCGTCACGATCCTCGAACAGCACAAGGCCCAGCGCGTTTCACAGGAAAACGGCAGCATCCGCGTCCATACGGACAATGACGCCGCCCCGATGATCGAAGGCAGCCATCTTCTGGTCGCCACCGGCCGCCGCGCCGTACCGGACGGGCTGGATCTTGAAAAAGGCGGCGTCGAGTTCAATCAGAAAGGCATCGTCGTCGGTGACAAGCTGCGGTCGCATTCCAACCCCCGCGTCTGGGCATTGGGCGACGCCGCCGGGATGGAACAATTTACCCACATCGCCGGCTGGCACGCCTCGGTCTTCACCCGCCGGGCTCTTTTCAAACAGGGCACCAAGGCCTCCAGCCTGCCCGTGCCTGCAGTGACGTACACAAGCCCGGAAGTCGCCCAGCTCGGCCTGACCGAAGCCGAAGCGATTGCCAAACACGGCAGCAAGGTCACCACGTCCGCCTTCCCCTTCCACGAAAACGACCGGGCGATTGCCGAGGGCAAGACACTCGGTGAATGCAAACTGGTGCTGTACAAGGGAAAACTGGTCGGCGCCTCCATCGTCGGCGAGGGCGCCGGCGACATTCTCCAGCTCGTTTCCGTCGCCATGTCGAACGGATTGAAGCTGACCGCGCTGACCAATTTCATCTCGCCCTATCCGACGCGCGCGGAAGTTGTGAAGCGGGCGGCGTCTGCGCATTTCACGCCGGTCGTGTTCAGCAAGAACGCGCAGCGTCTCGTCGGCTTGCTCCAACGCATCCCGTAG
- a CDS encoding TVP38/TMEM64 family protein, with protein MTETQIKSAAPLWRRLWPVYVIAGGLLAGWRLGLFDYLSLQTLREQHEALRSFVEANLFIAVAAYVLIYALSTLFMVPGALWITIAGGFLFGLAGGSVTTVIGATLGASLLFLAARTAFGSMLRERAGPFLRKMETGFHENPRSYMFALRFLPIVPFPVANIAPALLGARYTDYALTTAVGIIPGVVAYTWIGAGLGATFEAGENPDIGAVASNLVPAFAALAVVSLMPVVWKKIFARRTAGAAAPTIESPPL; from the coding sequence ATGACCGAGACACAGATCAAATCTGCCGCGCCGCTCTGGCGGCGCCTCTGGCCCGTCTATGTGATCGCGGGCGGGCTGCTGGCCGGCTGGCGCCTCGGCCTGTTCGACTACCTGTCGCTGCAAACCCTGCGGGAACAGCATGAAGCCCTTCGCAGCTTCGTCGAGGCGAACCTGTTCATCGCCGTTGCGGCTTATGTGTTGATCTACGCCCTCTCCACCCTGTTCATGGTGCCCGGCGCCCTCTGGATTACCATTGCGGGCGGGTTCCTTTTCGGGCTGGCAGGCGGTTCCGTTACGACCGTGATCGGTGCGACACTCGGGGCAAGCCTGCTGTTCCTGGCTGCACGCACCGCCTTCGGCAGCATGCTGCGCGAACGGGCCGGGCCGTTCCTGCGCAAAATGGAGACAGGATTTCACGAGAATCCCCGTTCCTACATGTTCGCCCTGCGCTTCCTGCCCATCGTCCCCTTCCCGGTGGCCAACATTGCCCCGGCCCTGCTGGGTGCGCGCTATACAGATTATGCCCTGACCACCGCCGTCGGCATCATTCCGGGCGTTGTCGCCTACACCTGGATCGGCGCCGGCCTCGGCGCGACCTTCGAGGCCGGTGAAAACCCCGACATCGGCGCGGTTGCCAGCAATCTCGTACCCGCCTTTGCCGCCCTCGCCGTCGTCTCGCTGATGCCGGTCGTCTGGAAAAAAATCTTTGCCCGCCGAACTGCCGGTGCGGCTGCGCCCACAATCGAAAGCCCGCCTCTATGA